One Chanodichthys erythropterus isolate Z2021 chromosome 10, ASM2448905v1, whole genome shotgun sequence DNA segment encodes these proteins:
- the LOC137027542 gene encoding uncharacterized protein, whose amino-acid sequence MNSPSLRLIVLPESYKLLGWLGWMIQHGSHSLTTIPAPSQQSPPTLITDQRSVPTADGEFLPNAREESEPDQRTEPTFTPEQKPQGKFDQVCEPATSMTVGVTVELDTEKNLMDRESEVILPTPPTYEPYLHLVPSCMVSLSLISSSSDSSLSQVLSITESSSLPVPAITECSLSPPALSLTKPASSPTPALLHTPPEPAIPSALPLLAPFSPSAPPSAQPSIPDPLWGFRYPALPWKVDPWAAPRSSVPFAPSQPIDQSAPPWLLTPSAPPGTICQAPSPANSTSVSCHSVIALSSPQTSGS is encoded by the coding sequence ATGAACTCACCATCTTTACGCCTCATCGTGCTCCCAGAAAGCTACAAATTGCTTGGGTGGTTGGGCTGGATGATCCAGCATGGCAGCCATTCACTCACCACCATACCAGCACCCAGCCAGCAATCACCCCCCACGTTGATCACAGATCAAAGATCAGTGCCCACTGCAGACGGGGAGTTTCTACCTAACGCAAGGGAAGAGTCAGAACCTGATCAGAGGACAGAGCCTACCTTCACCCCAGAGCAGAAGCCCCAAGGCAAGTTTGACCAGGTGTGCGAGCCAGCTACATCCATGACCGTGGGAGTGACTGTGGAGCTAGACACAGAGAAGAACCTAATGGACAGGGAATCTGAGGTAATTCTTCCCACTCCGCCCACCTATGAACCTTATCTGCATCTGGTTCCTTCCTGCATGGTGTCATTGTCACTGATCTCTTCCAGTTCAGATTCTTCATTGTCACAAGTCCTGTCCATCACAGAGTCTTCGTCACTACCAGTCCCAGCCATCACTGAGTGTTCGTTGTCACCACCTGCCCTGTCCTTAACAAAGCCTGCTTCCTCACCTACTCCTGCTCTCCTGCACACTCCACCAGAGCCAGCCATTCCCTCTGCTCTTCCTCTGCTGGCTCCTTTCAGCCCCTCAGCTCCACCATCAGCCCAGCCAAGCATCCCTGATCCGCTGTGGGGCTTTCGGTACCCAGCTCTGCCCTGGAAAGTCGACCCATGGGCTGCGCCTCGATCCTCCGTGCCCTTCGCTCCATCTCAGCCCATTGACCAGTCAGCTCCGCCTTGGCTTCTCACCCCCTCAGCTCCACCTGGGACCATCTGCCAGGCTCCCTCGCCCGCTAACTCCACCTCAGTCAGTTGTCACTCTGTCATCGCTCTGTCATCGCCACAAACTTCCGGGTCTTAG